The following are encoded together in the Pseudodesulfovibrio indicus genome:
- a CDS encoding YcaO-like family protein has product MMELKSCLKTFTTDLDKACSPVDTVKRVKAILDEKCAGVLAKTDRVDTGRLGIPVFVSICGPEAREIMPTRKQMGKGASPEQAEASALMELVERFSYFSFWGDPDNFTELTWSEAQAKWPGQVMDIGQVIRSVSEDIDPDKAVRLMDLIRWRFHPALNVCTGEREYVPLDWFKKLNEFNGSSAGNTFEESIAQGACELVERHVCAVIDRTRQTTPTIDPATCTDPVLKRLLDCFEQNGVSLILKDFSLGYPVPTVAAVAWDRKTFPALSEIVFTAGTAASPVKAAIRAVTEVAQLAGDFETSRVYEASGLPKFTELSQLDWLKEGETVALDSLPSVEDADIYNELMGLAGGLAEKGDTLYAVDTRHPDLMVTANYNFVPGFDFRERTPNRSIGLFVGRILAEDADFDEALEGLDVIEDVYPGAYFLPFFRGLLALRMGDLPYAADRFEESVPLQPADPERALAVFYQAYALTQMEEWEDAETLLGEAVALDDECREFFNLRGVSRFKQGNFEAAAEDFQASLNIDSGSPHDLANLGLCHKNMGNDEVAMDYLQAALDMDPALDYARESLNELMES; this is encoded by the coding sequence GTGATGGAACTCAAGAGCTGTCTCAAGACCTTCACCACCGACCTGGACAAGGCGTGCAGCCCGGTGGATACCGTGAAGCGGGTCAAGGCGATCCTCGACGAGAAGTGCGCGGGCGTGCTGGCCAAGACCGACCGCGTGGACACCGGCAGGCTGGGCATCCCCGTGTTCGTCAGCATCTGCGGCCCCGAGGCCCGCGAGATCATGCCCACCCGCAAGCAGATGGGCAAGGGCGCGTCCCCGGAGCAGGCCGAGGCGTCCGCCCTCATGGAGTTGGTGGAGCGGTTCTCCTACTTCAGCTTCTGGGGCGACCCGGACAATTTCACCGAGCTGACTTGGTCCGAGGCGCAGGCCAAATGGCCCGGACAGGTCATGGACATCGGCCAGGTGATCCGTTCCGTGAGCGAGGACATCGATCCGGACAAGGCGGTCCGGCTCATGGACCTGATCCGCTGGCGGTTCCACCCGGCGCTCAACGTGTGTACCGGCGAGCGGGAGTACGTGCCCCTTGACTGGTTCAAGAAGCTCAACGAATTCAACGGCTCTTCCGCGGGCAACACCTTCGAGGAGTCCATTGCCCAGGGTGCGTGCGAATTGGTGGAGCGGCACGTCTGCGCGGTCATCGACCGCACCCGGCAGACCACCCCGACCATCGACCCGGCCACCTGCACCGACCCGGTCCTCAAGCGGCTGCTCGACTGTTTCGAGCAAAACGGCGTCAGCCTGATCCTCAAGGACTTCTCTTTGGGCTATCCGGTGCCCACCGTGGCGGCCGTGGCCTGGGACCGCAAGACCTTCCCCGCCCTGAGTGAGATCGTCTTCACCGCGGGCACGGCGGCGTCGCCGGTCAAGGCGGCCATCCGGGCCGTGACCGAGGTGGCGCAGCTGGCCGGAGACTTCGAGACCAGCCGGGTCTACGAGGCGTCAGGCCTGCCCAAGTTCACCGAGCTCTCCCAACTGGACTGGCTCAAGGAGGGCGAGACCGTGGCCCTCGACTCCCTGCCTTCGGTGGAGGACGCGGACATCTACAACGAGCTCATGGGGCTGGCCGGAGGGCTGGCGGAGAAGGGCGATACCCTGTACGCCGTGGATACCCGGCACCCCGACCTGATGGTCACCGCCAACTACAACTTCGTGCCCGGCTTCGACTTCCGCGAGCGCACGCCCAACCGGTCCATCGGGTTGTTCGTGGGCCGCATCCTGGCCGAGGACGCGGACTTCGACGAGGCCCTGGAGGGGCTGGACGTGATCGAGGATGTCTATCCCGGCGCGTACTTCCTGCCGTTCTTCCGGGGGCTGCTCGCCCTGCGCATGGGCGACCTGCCGTACGCCGCCGACCGGTTCGAGGAATCCGTGCCGCTCCAGCCCGCCGACCCCGAGCGCGCCCTGGCCGTGTTCTACCAGGCCTATGCCCTGACCCAGATGGAGGAGTGGGAGGACGCCGAGACGCTGCTCGGCGAGGCCGTCGCCCTGGACGACGAATGCCGCGAATTCTTCAACCTGCGCGGGGTTTCCCGGTTCAAGCAGGGGAATTTCGAGGCCGCCGCCGAGGACTTCCAGGCGTCCCTGAACATCGACAGCGGCTCGCCCCATGACCTGGCCAATCTCGGCCTGTGCCACAAGAACATGGGGAACGACGAGGTCGCGATGGATTACCTCCAGGCGGCCCTGGATATGGACCCGGCCCTGGACTACGCTCGTGAAAGTTTGAACGAACTCATGGAATCCTAG
- a CDS encoding TIM44-like domain-containing protein, with product MHNVITRSTGLAGRVSRCLASASLILLTATPALAQEGAPSRSGSVLNILLLGVVAYFLVRAYRRRSGHGNDRQDRPKRPDIQPRDLRGTGGDAPPPDTPAQKPVDRHEAARRTWDMLSSQPADPDRSADRPQPTTPTGPPSARADGFDETEFLEGAKLFFSRYQQSVGEEEFRDIRDFMSDEVYAEAVAGHRERAEVMLVTARLMELKQENGQTVASVYYDAQLRVGDGGRPDNLRTVWDFARDDSVPDGLWVLEKINSIDQ from the coding sequence ATGCACAACGTCATCACCAGATCGACCGGCCTTGCCGGGCGCGTGTCGCGTTGCCTCGCGTCCGCGTCCCTGATTCTGCTCACGGCCACTCCGGCCCTGGCCCAGGAAGGGGCGCCGAGCCGCTCCGGCAGCGTGCTCAACATCCTGCTGCTGGGCGTGGTCGCCTATTTCCTGGTCCGCGCCTACCGGCGCAGGTCGGGCCACGGCAACGACCGGCAGGACCGACCCAAGCGGCCTGACATCCAGCCCCGCGACCTGCGCGGCACCGGCGGCGACGCGCCGCCTCCCGACACTCCGGCGCAGAAACCCGTGGACCGTCACGAGGCGGCCCGCCGGACCTGGGACATGCTCAGCTCCCAGCCCGCCGATCCCGACCGGTCCGCCGACCGTCCGCAGCCCACCACCCCCACCGGACCCCCGTCCGCGCGGGCGGACGGCTTCGACGAGACGGAGTTCCTGGAGGGCGCGAAGCTCTTTTTCTCGCGTTACCAGCAGTCCGTGGGCGAGGAGGAGTTTCGGGACATCCGCGATTTCATGTCCGACGAGGTCTACGCCGAGGCCGTGGCGGGCCACCGCGAGCGCGCAGAGGTCATGCTGGTCACCGCCAGGCTCATGGAGCTGAAGCAGGAGAACGGCCAGACCGTGGCTTCGGTCTACTATGACGCGCAGCTCCGGGTGGGCGATGGCGGGCGGCCCGACAATCTGCGGACCGTCTGGGACTTCGCCCGCGACGACTCCGTGCCCGACGGGCTGTGGGTCCTGGAAAAAATCAACTCGATAGATCAATAA
- the lpxC gene encoding UDP-3-O-acyl-N-acetylglucosamine deacetylase, with translation MSQTTIHRSVRCTGIGLHSGRQVDMVLRPAAEDTGILFSLRNGSGSTFLTPAPSLVVETSLATVLGDGRETLATVEHLLAAINGMGIDNIHIEVSGKELPIMDGSAASFVYLLKQAGIRKLNKSRKVLAIKKAVEFEQDGKYIKATPYDGLRLDYTINFAHPLIGRQQMVLEITPENFAQHLAKARTFGFLKEVDYLHANGLALGGSLDNAVVLDEYNILNAEGLRFQDEFVRHKMLDFVGDMAIFGSRLQGHFEVFASGHALNNAFLRHLDENRDLYLEEKVGESAVVEESLGTERLRPVSAVA, from the coding sequence ATGTCTCAGACAACTATACATAGATCAGTACGTTGCACCGGAATCGGGCTCCACAGCGGAAGGCAGGTGGACATGGTCCTGCGTCCGGCCGCCGAGGACACCGGGATCCTGTTCTCCCTACGCAACGGTTCAGGTTCCACTTTTCTGACTCCCGCCCCGTCCCTGGTCGTGGAGACCAGCCTGGCCACGGTGCTGGGCGACGGCCGCGAGACCCTGGCCACCGTCGAACATCTGCTCGCCGCCATAAACGGCATGGGCATCGACAACATCCACATCGAGGTTTCCGGCAAGGAGCTGCCCATCATGGACGGCAGCGCCGCCTCTTTCGTCTACCTGCTCAAGCAGGCGGGCATCCGCAAGCTGAACAAGTCCCGCAAGGTCCTGGCCATCAAGAAGGCCGTCGAATTCGAGCAGGACGGCAAGTACATCAAGGCGACCCCCTACGACGGGCTGCGCCTGGACTACACCATCAATTTCGCGCATCCGCTCATCGGCCGCCAGCAGATGGTCCTGGAGATCACCCCCGAGAATTTCGCCCAGCATCTCGCCAAGGCGCGGACGTTCGGTTTCCTCAAGGAAGTCGATTACCTGCATGCCAACGGCCTGGCCCTTGGCGGGTCCCTGGACAATGCGGTGGTCCTGGACGAGTACAACATCCTGAACGCCGAAGGCCTCCGCTTCCAGGACGAGTTCGTGCGCCACAAGATGCTGGACTTTGTCGGCGACATGGCCATCTTCGGATCGCGCCTGCAGGGGCATTTCGAGGTCTTCGCCTCCGGTCACGCCCTGAACAACGCCTTCCTGCGCCACCTAGACGAAAACCGCGACCTGTATCTTGAAGAGAAGGTCGGGGAGTCCGCGGTTGTCGAGGAATCCCTCGGAACCGAGCGGCTGCGTCCGGTCAGCGCCGTGGCCTAG
- a CDS encoding response regulator: MRILIVEDEFTSRKLLTALLSDFGRCDTASDGVECVDAFRKAIEENDPYDLVCMDIMMPNKDGHQALKDIRTMEQEAGVSAVDEAKVIMITALNDPKTVVRAYYKGGAAAYLPKPIEVESLYAILRNLALID, from the coding sequence ATGCGTATCCTTATAGTAGAAGACGAGTTCACCAGCCGCAAGCTCCTGACGGCGCTCCTGTCCGATTTCGGCAGGTGCGACACGGCGTCGGACGGCGTGGAATGCGTGGACGCCTTCCGGAAGGCCATCGAGGAGAATGATCCCTACGACCTGGTCTGCATGGACATCATGATGCCCAACAAGGACGGCCACCAGGCCCTCAAGGATATCCGCACCATGGAGCAGGAGGCGGGCGTTTCCGCCGTGGACGAGGCCAAGGTGATCATGATCACCGCGCTCAACGACCCCAAGACCGTGGTCCGGGCGTACTACAAGGGCGGCGCGGCCGCCTATCTGCCCAAGCCCATCGAGGTGGAGAGCCTGTACGCCATTCTCCGCAATCTGGCGCTCATCGATTGA
- the prfA gene encoding peptide chain release factor 1 — MFGKLEEIEEKYVELEQELAEPDIFNDQERYKKVSKAHADLGDVVEVFRRYKQLSKDLEDNREMMADSDADIREMAKAEIEEIEEQLPALEEELKLLLLPKDPMDEKNIILEIRAGTGGDEAALFAADVYRMYCRYAEINHWKVEEMSSNPTGSGGYKEVIASIAGDKVYSKLKYESGTHRVQRVPATESQGRIHTSAITVAIMPEAEEVDVDIRPEDLRVDVFRSSGPGGQSVNTTDSAIRVTHIPSGLIVICQDEKSQHKNKAKALKVLRSRLLQIEQDKAKAEEEAARRSQVGSGDRSERIRTYNYPQGRVSDHRINLTLHKLPQIMEGELQELTDALVSHFQAEALKRQGD; from the coding sequence ATGTTTGGCAAGCTAGAAGAGATTGAGGAAAAATACGTCGAGCTGGAGCAGGAGCTGGCCGAGCCCGACATTTTCAACGACCAGGAGCGGTACAAGAAGGTCTCCAAGGCGCACGCCGATCTCGGCGACGTCGTCGAGGTCTTCCGCCGCTACAAGCAGCTCTCCAAGGACCTTGAGGACAACCGCGAGATGATGGCCGATTCGGACGCCGACATCCGCGAGATGGCCAAGGCCGAGATCGAGGAGATCGAGGAGCAGTTGCCCGCCCTGGAGGAAGAACTCAAGCTCCTGCTGCTGCCCAAGGACCCCATGGACGAGAAGAACATCATTCTCGAAATCCGGGCCGGCACCGGCGGCGACGAGGCCGCCCTGTTCGCGGCGGACGTCTACCGCATGTACTGCCGCTACGCCGAAATCAACCACTGGAAGGTCGAGGAGATGAGCTCCAACCCCACCGGTTCCGGCGGCTACAAGGAAGTCATCGCCTCCATCGCGGGCGACAAGGTCTACAGCAAGCTGAAATACGAGTCCGGCACCCATCGGGTGCAGCGCGTCCCGGCCACCGAATCCCAGGGCCGCATCCACACTTCGGCCATCACCGTGGCCATCATGCCCGAGGCCGAAGAGGTGGACGTGGACATCCGGCCCGAGGACCTGCGCGTGGACGTGTTCCGCTCTTCCGGTCCCGGCGGCCAGTCGGTCAACACCACGGACTCGGCCATCCGCGTGACCCATATTCCCTCCGGGCTGATCGTCATCTGCCAGGACGAGAAATCGCAGCACAAGAACAAGGCCAAGGCCCTCAAGGTCCTGCGCTCCCGCCTGCTCCAGATCGAACAGGACAAGGCCAAGGCCGAGGAAGAGGCCGCCCGCCGCAGCCAGGTCGGCTCCGGCGACCGGTCCGAGCGCATCCGCACCTACAACTATCCCCAGGGCCGCGTGTCCGACCACCGCATCAACCTGACCCTGCACAAGCTCCCCCAGATCATGGAGGGCGAGCTGCAGGAGCTCACCGACGCCCTGGTCAGCCATTTCCAGGCCGAGGCGCTGAAGCGGCAGGGCGATTAA
- a CDS encoding DUF1385 domain-containing protein: MAAPQAVGGQAVIEGVMMRAKDHLAIAIRKADGQIVTDVRPWFTLVKHPLLKKPFLRGFPVLMETMVNGIKALNYSAVQAADDTDEEGGELTTWHLVLTMVLALGAALGLFVVLPHFLSVGMEMLGLGGDVDSLSFHAWDGLIKMIVFVGYILAISYIPDIRRVFQYHGAEHKVIWTWEEGRELSPASSRFFSRLHPRCGTAFLLFVLAVSIMLYAVLVPWLLTFYSPENFIVKHLYIVGMKLFLMIPVSCVAYEMIKFAGKYSKNGLCKLMCWPGLMMQMLTTKEPDDSQLEVAIAALRCAVNAEECR; this comes from the coding sequence TTGGCTGCGCCCCAGGCCGTGGGCGGGCAGGCTGTGATCGAAGGCGTCATGATGCGCGCCAAGGACCATCTCGCCATCGCCATCCGCAAGGCGGACGGACAGATCGTCACCGACGTCCGCCCGTGGTTCACATTGGTCAAGCATCCCTTGCTCAAGAAACCCTTCCTGCGCGGATTCCCGGTGCTCATGGAAACCATGGTCAACGGGATCAAGGCCCTGAACTATTCCGCGGTCCAGGCCGCCGACGACACCGACGAAGAGGGCGGCGAACTGACCACCTGGCACCTGGTCCTGACCATGGTGCTGGCGCTGGGCGCCGCGCTCGGCCTGTTCGTTGTCCTGCCGCACTTCCTGTCCGTGGGCATGGAGATGCTCGGCCTGGGCGGCGACGTGGACTCCTTGAGCTTCCACGCCTGGGACGGGCTGATCAAGATGATCGTCTTCGTCGGCTACATCCTGGCCATTTCCTATATCCCGGACATCCGCCGGGTTTTCCAGTACCACGGGGCCGAGCACAAGGTCATCTGGACCTGGGAGGAGGGCAGGGAGCTTTCCCCGGCCTCCAGCCGGTTCTTCAGCCGCCTCCACCCGCGCTGCGGGACCGCCTTCCTGCTATTCGTGCTGGCGGTCTCCATCATGCTGTACGCGGTGCTGGTCCCCTGGCTGCTGACCTTCTATTCGCCCGAAAATTTCATCGTCAAGCACCTGTACATCGTCGGCATGAAGCTCTTTCTCATGATTCCGGTCAGCTGCGTGGCCTACGAGATGATCAAGTTCGCCGGAAAGTACAGCAAGAACGGGTTGTGCAAGCTGATGTGCTGGCCCGGGCTGATGATGCAGATGCTGACCACCAAGGAACCAGACGACAGCCAGCTTGAGGTGGCCATCGCCGCCCTGCGCTGCGCGGTTAACGCCGAGGAGTGCCGATAA
- a CDS encoding TusE/DsrC/DsvC family sulfur relay protein: MAVVEFQGSSFEVDEDGFLQKFEDWTPVWVEYVKESEGIKEISEDHQKVIDFLQDYYKKNGIAPMVRILSKVTGFKLKQIYELFPSGPGKGACKMAGLPKPTGCV, from the coding sequence ATGGCTGTTGTTGAATTCCAGGGCTCTTCTTTCGAAGTTGACGAAGACGGCTTCCTGCAGAAATTTGAGGATTGGACCCCGGTTTGGGTCGAGTACGTCAAGGAATCCGAAGGTATCAAGGAGATCTCCGAAGATCACCAGAAGGTCATCGACTTCCTGCAGGACTACTACAAGAAGAACGGCATCGCCCCGATGGTCCGCATCCTCTCCAAGGTCACCGGCTTCAAGCTGAAGCAGATCTACGAACTGTTCCCGTCCGGACCCGGCAAGGGCGCCTGTAAGATGGCCGGCCTGCCCAAGCCCACCGGCTGCGTCTAG
- a CDS encoding class I SAM-dependent methyltransferase — MADTVFNLDQPMGTLIDIAVREFGEVGFETVTIGEHSLEVLQVKQMQKYLDKLVDRTRSGKKISLPLWAKVWPSCLILGYTLTRFPFTPGCSVLEVGAGCAVNGMVMARLGLDVTVTDVDPHALLFSRINVLKNGLDGKMAVRRADFTRDNLDSRFDYIIGCEVLYEEAVYEPLVDFLDAHLAQTPTAEILMAMDKKRLGRKFFDKAGDSYAMMKSVANYKDKETGEENVINLFRMKRKGA; from the coding sequence ATGGCGGATACCGTATTCAACCTGGATCAGCCTATGGGTACGCTCATCGACATTGCCGTGCGCGAGTTCGGCGAGGTCGGTTTCGAGACCGTGACCATCGGCGAGCATTCCCTGGAGGTGCTCCAGGTGAAGCAGATGCAGAAATACCTGGACAAGCTCGTGGACCGCACCCGGTCGGGCAAGAAGATCTCCCTGCCCCTGTGGGCCAAGGTCTGGCCCTCCTGCCTGATCCTCGGCTACACCCTGACCCGTTTCCCGTTCACCCCGGGCTGCTCCGTCCTGGAAGTGGGCGCGGGCTGCGCCGTGAACGGCATGGTCATGGCCCGGCTCGGCCTGGATGTGACCGTCACCGACGTCGATCCCCACGCGCTGCTCTTCAGCCGGATCAACGTCCTCAAGAACGGGCTGGACGGCAAGATGGCCGTGCGCCGCGCCGACTTCACCAGGGACAACCTGGACAGCCGTTTCGACTACATCATCGGCTGCGAGGTGCTCTACGAGGAGGCCGTGTACGAACCGCTGGTGGACTTCCTGGACGCCCACTTGGCGCAGACCCCGACCGCCGAGATCCTCATGGCCATGGACAAGAAGCGGCTGGGCCGGAAGTTCTTCGACAAGGCGGGCGACAGCTACGCCATGATGAAGTCCGTGGCCAACTACAAGGACAAGGAGACGGGCGAAGAGAACGTCATCAACCTGTTCCGCATGAAGAGGAAGGGCGCGTGA
- a CDS encoding HD domain-containing protein, which translates to MRLHEHLRLVREFAEGHLRDDEDHDYHIRLKLEHSMRVLDNGVHILREEGITGRTADLATMAALYHDIGRFPQFDRWGTYRDADSVNHGRMGVLTLRRLDLGDDFTPRELRLIRAAVGLHNAKEVNPALRDPLATLVQVTRDADKADIFHVILDHLSQPHNPNRVVIHKLKEDPARFTPAVLETVSSGMTCDYASLRYANDFVLLIVGWVFSLSYRATERLLLSRGLVDKAFGLLPEDAGIDRLRTKVMAHLQRP; encoded by the coding sequence ATGCGCCTGCACGAACACCTGCGGCTGGTCCGCGAATTCGCCGAGGGCCACCTCCGGGACGACGAAGACCACGACTACCACATCCGGCTCAAGCTGGAGCACTCCATGCGGGTCCTGGACAACGGGGTGCATATCCTCCGCGAGGAAGGCATTACGGGCCGCACCGCCGACCTGGCGACCATGGCCGCACTGTACCACGACATCGGCCGATTCCCGCAGTTCGACCGCTGGGGGACCTACCGCGACGCCGACTCGGTGAATCACGGGCGGATGGGCGTGCTGACCCTGCGCCGCCTGGACCTGGGGGACGATTTCACCCCGCGCGAGCTGCGTCTGATCCGCGCCGCAGTGGGGCTGCACAACGCCAAGGAGGTCAACCCCGCCCTGCGGGACCCCCTGGCCACCTTGGTACAGGTCACCCGCGATGCGGACAAGGCGGACATCTTCCACGTCATCCTCGACCACCTGAGCCAGCCCCACAATCCCAACCGGGTGGTCATCCACAAGCTCAAGGAGGACCCGGCCAGGTTCACCCCCGCCGTGCTGGAAACCGTCAGCTCCGGGATGACCTGCGACTACGCGTCCCTGCGCTACGCCAACGACTTCGTCCTGCTCATCGTCGGCTGGGTCTTCTCCCTGTCCTACCGGGCCACGGAGCGGCTTCTGCTCTCGCGCGGGCTGGTGGACAAGGCGTTCGGCCTGCTGCCGGAAGACGCGGGCATAGACCGCTTGCGGACCAAGGTCATGGCCCACCTGCAACGGCCCTGA
- the prmC gene encoding peptide chain release factor N(5)-glutamine methyltransferase — MSPTIREVIQESESRLSGVDSPRLSAELLLAHALGCPRLTLTLDRDRALSDHELASVEALIRRREGGEPVAYILGTREFYGLDFLVTPAVLIPRPETEHIVEEVEKAFDKRAEFRFADLGTGSGILAVTIATLFPGASGVAVDISAEALAVAEENAKAHGVADRIDFQRLDFTRETVEGEFDLIVSNPPYVTQREFEEASREVTAFEPTGALVSGEDGLDHVRAMLPGIVTSLKHGGRLLMEIGFGQGDAIVRIITNNYSIFDEVTVLKDLAGLDRVVSTKRL, encoded by the coding sequence GTGTCTCCCACCATCAGGGAAGTCATTCAAGAAAGCGAGTCCCGCCTCTCCGGCGTGGACTCGCCTCGTTTGAGCGCCGAACTGCTCTTGGCCCACGCCCTCGGCTGCCCGCGCCTGACCCTGACGCTTGACCGCGACAGGGCGCTTTCCGATCACGAGCTGGCCTCGGTCGAAGCGCTGATCCGCCGCCGGGAAGGGGGCGAACCCGTGGCCTACATCCTCGGCACCAGGGAGTTCTACGGGTTGGACTTCCTCGTCACCCCCGCAGTGCTCATCCCCAGGCCCGAGACCGAACACATCGTGGAAGAGGTCGAGAAGGCCTTCGACAAGCGAGCCGAATTCCGCTTCGCGGACCTGGGTACCGGGTCCGGCATCCTGGCCGTGACCATCGCCACGCTCTTCCCCGGGGCGAGCGGGGTGGCCGTGGACATCAGCGCCGAGGCGCTGGCCGTGGCCGAAGAAAACGCCAAGGCCCACGGCGTGGCCGACCGCATCGATTTCCAACGGCTCGATTTCACGAGAGAAACGGTTGAGGGAGAGTTCGACCTTATCGTTTCCAACCCGCCCTATGTGACGCAAAGGGAGTTCGAGGAGGCAAGCCGCGAGGTCACGGCCTTCGAGCCGACGGGCGCGCTGGTCAGCGGCGAGGACGGGCTGGATCACGTCCGGGCCATGCTCCCCGGAATCGTCACCTCGCTGAAACACGGCGGCCGGCTGCTCATGGAAATCGGTTTCGGGCAAGGGGATGCAATCGTGAGAATCATTACCAATAATTATTCGATATTTGATGAAGTTACGGTCCTCAAGGACCTGGCGGGATTGGACCGCGTGGTGTCTACGAAAAGATTATAA
- a CDS encoding tetratricopeptide repeat protein, producing the protein MPQKRNSKAFGLYQSILILTDVEVHAKRDLATIKTFGPKDVRIFTSGAAAVDHIAEHGADLIFCDSSLSDMTGVKFTQIVNQNMSGRPMPIIMVTLENRKDHVLDSIAAGCIGYILRPYSLDTFEKYLILANQLDSYPEIEEMELREAQDMVARGDFDDAIEAFEELISEQDEAQKYYDMGCRYMAEGKYGKAIVSFKKAVKINDLFAEAYKGLAEAYRERGDLESFKEYMKRAADVHAQFDRLEETRALFIEILKFDADTPNPFNSLGVKLRKQGDYPGAIHAYAQALELTPEDENIHFNMAKALYFMGKLEPASAKVEAALRMNPDFAEAHKLYQRIHGKPWVPTKGDAAKPRVLPEGAKRSAKDLGP; encoded by the coding sequence ATGCCGCAGAAACGGAACAGCAAGGCGTTCGGCCTCTACCAGTCCATCCTCATCCTGACGGACGTGGAGGTGCACGCCAAGCGGGACCTGGCGACCATCAAAACCTTCGGCCCCAAGGACGTGCGCATCTTCACCTCGGGCGCGGCCGCCGTGGACCACATCGCGGAGCACGGGGCGGATCTCATCTTCTGCGACTCCAGCCTGTCCGACATGACGGGCGTCAAGTTCACCCAGATCGTCAACCAGAACATGAGCGGCAGGCCCATGCCGATCATCATGGTCACCCTGGAGAACCGCAAGGACCACGTCCTGGACTCCATCGCGGCGGGCTGCATCGGCTACATCCTGCGCCCCTACTCCCTGGACACCTTCGAAAAATATTTGATCCTCGCCAACCAGTTGGACAGCTATCCGGAGATCGAGGAGATGGAGCTGCGGGAAGCCCAGGACATGGTCGCGCGCGGCGATTTCGACGACGCCATCGAAGCCTTCGAGGAGCTGATCTCCGAACAGGACGAGGCCCAGAAGTACTACGACATGGGCTGCCGCTACATGGCCGAGGGCAAGTACGGCAAGGCCATCGTCTCCTTCAAGAAGGCGGTCAAGATCAACGACCTGTTCGCCGAGGCGTACAAGGGGCTTGCCGAGGCATACAGGGAACGCGGCGACCTGGAATCCTTCAAGGAGTACATGAAAAGAGCCGCGGACGTGCACGCCCAGTTCGACCGTCTGGAGGAGACCCGTGCGCTGTTCATCGAGATCCTCAAGTTCGATGCGGACACCCCCAACCCCTTCAACTCCCTGGGGGTCAAGCTGCGCAAGCAGGGCGACTACCCCGGCGCGATCCACGCCTACGCCCAGGCCCTGGAGCTCACCCCGGAGGACGAGAACATCCACTTCAACATGGCCAAGGCGCTCTATTTCATGGGCAAGCTGGAACCGGCCTCGGCCAAGGTCGAGGCGGCCCTGCGGATGAACCCGGACTTTGCCGAGGCCCACAAGCTCTACCAGCGCATCCACGGCAAGCCCTGGGTCCCGACCAAGGGCGATGCGGCCAAACCCCGGGTCCTCCCGGAAGGCGCCAAGCGGTCCGCCAAGGACCTCGGCCCCTAG
- the rpmE gene encoding 50S ribosomal protein L31, whose protein sequence is MKNDIHPKTYKAKVRCHCGYEAELLTTKGEEFEVEICANCHPFYTGKQRFVDTAGRIDRFRKKYGDLSTLAAKSK, encoded by the coding sequence ATGAAAAACGATATTCATCCCAAGACTTACAAGGCCAAAGTTCGTTGCCACTGCGGTTACGAGGCCGAGCTGCTGACCACCAAGGGTGAGGAGTTCGAAGTGGAAATCTGCGCCAACTGCCATCCCTTCTACACCGGCAAGCAGCGCTTCGTTGACACCGCTGGCCGCATCGACCGTTTCCGCAAGAAGTACGGCGATCTGAGCACCCTGGCTGCAAAGTCCAAGTAG
- a CDS encoding sterol desaturase family protein yields the protein MNPELLLRLGSFLAVLVVMGVAETLLPRRPLSSGKARRWFANLSVSFLSAGLARLAAPLVPAALAAYCAANHIGLLNLVPTPPAIAWLVSLAALDLLIYGQHVAFHHYRPLWRVHRMHHADLDIDASTGVRFHPIEIVLSLFLKLAAVFLLGPPPAR from the coding sequence GTGAATCCCGAACTCCTGCTCCGCCTCGGCTCGTTCCTGGCCGTGCTCGTGGTCATGGGCGTGGCCGAGACCTTGCTGCCGCGCCGTCCCCTGTCTTCGGGCAAGGCGCGCCGCTGGTTCGCCAACCTGTCGGTCTCCTTCCTGTCCGCCGGGCTGGCCCGACTCGCCGCGCCCCTGGTCCCGGCGGCCCTGGCCGCCTACTGCGCGGCCAACCACATCGGCCTGCTGAACCTCGTCCCGACGCCGCCGGCCATCGCCTGGCTCGTCTCCCTGGCCGCCCTGGACCTGCTCATCTACGGGCAGCACGTGGCCTTTCACCACTACCGCCCCCTGTGGCGCGTGCACCGCATGCACCACGCGGACCTGGACATCGACGCCTCCACCGGGGTCCGCTTCCACCCCATCGAGATCGTCCTGTCCCTGTTCCTGAAGCTGGCCGCCGTGTTCCTCCTCGGCCCGCCCCCGGCGCGGTGA